A single Natranaerobius thermophilus JW/NM-WN-LF DNA region contains:
- a CDS encoding glutaredoxin family protein, with amino-acid sequence MSEKVELFTTPTCPACKQVKSYLEEQGVDYVEHDISQDDEARKRMAEETGQMVVPIAKIGDDYIVGFDKEEYDRLLQL; translated from the coding sequence GTGTCAGAAAAGGTGGAGCTGTTTACAACACCTACATGCCCGGCGTGTAAACAGGTGAAATCATACCTGGAAGAACAGGGCGTGGATTATGTGGAACATGATATATCTCAAGATGATGAAGCCCGTAAAAGAATGGCTGAAGAAACAGGGCAGATGGTAGTACCTATTGCCAAGATAGGTGATGACTATATAGTGGGTTTTGATAAGGAAGAATACGACCGTTTGCTGCAGCTTTAA
- the splB gene encoding spore photoproduct lyase, whose translation MKTPTKKVDPESIIPQFIPNRVYIEQGALEYPIGKGIKEKFDKEGVPIKIIKTHQRVTGIPGDTREEGYREAKRTLVVGVRKSKDFQTCKPSAHYQLPLSTSCPGLCKYCYLNTTLGKKPYLRVYVNIDDILAKAKNYIDKGAPEETVFEGAATSDPLPVEGLTGNLRKSIEFFAREDLGRFRFVTKFTNVDSLLDLEHNKKTRIRFSLNTDRVIKEYEQGTPGLYQRIEAAGKVYRAGYPIGFIIAPIMLTPGYRKEYRHLLENLREELLKSGLDAQSEIPFELITHRFTARAKQNIEEIFPHHGLPMDESKRRFKYGQFGYGKYVYHKEDMEDLQRFFNDEIKKLFPGGEIVYFV comes from the coding sequence ATGAAAACCCCCACAAAAAAAGTTGACCCCGAGAGTATCATCCCCCAATTCATTCCCAACAGAGTTTATATAGAACAAGGAGCTCTAGAATATCCGATTGGCAAGGGGATCAAGGAAAAGTTTGACAAGGAAGGAGTTCCTATTAAAATTATTAAAACTCATCAAAGGGTGACTGGAATACCGGGTGATACCAGGGAGGAGGGTTATCGGGAGGCTAAACGGACTCTGGTAGTAGGTGTTAGAAAATCTAAGGACTTTCAAACTTGTAAACCCTCGGCTCATTATCAGCTGCCACTGTCCACTAGCTGTCCCGGCCTATGCAAGTACTGCTACTTAAATACCACCCTGGGAAAGAAACCATATCTCAGGGTTTATGTCAATATTGACGACATTTTAGCTAAAGCAAAGAATTATATTGATAAAGGTGCCCCAGAGGAGACGGTTTTTGAGGGAGCTGCTACTTCCGATCCATTACCTGTCGAGGGTTTGACTGGTAATTTGCGAAAAAGTATAGAATTTTTTGCCCGTGAAGACCTGGGGAGATTTCGTTTTGTTACTAAATTTACCAATGTGGATTCACTCCTGGACTTAGAACATAATAAAAAGACTAGAATAAGGTTTAGTTTGAATACTGATCGGGTTATAAAAGAATACGAACAAGGAACACCGGGTTTGTATCAAAGGATAGAAGCTGCTGGTAAAGTTTACCGGGCTGGATATCCCATTGGTTTTATCATTGCCCCAATAATGTTAACTCCTGGCTATCGCAAAGAGTATAGACATCTTTTGGAGAATTTGCGGGAAGAATTATTAAAATCTGGATTAGATGCTCAAAGTGAAATACCCTTTGAATTGATAACACACAGGTTTACTGCAAGAGCCAAACAAAATATCGAAGAGATTTTTCCTCATCACGGTTTACCTATGGACGAATCAAAACGTCGATTTAAATACGGTCAATTTGGATATGGTAAATACGTCTATCATAAGGAAGATATGGAAGATTTACAAAGATTTTTCAATGACGAAATTAAGAAACTGTTTCCCGGTGGGGAAATTGTTTATTTTGTTTAA